DNA sequence from the Narcine bancroftii isolate sNarBan1 chromosome 11, sNarBan1.hap1, whole genome shotgun sequence genome:
ttttatggattttgaactgctgatcacgaaaatcaccttaaaatgtttctatcacataccattttttagattccacctatttttttgtgatttcctgtcatattttaagtctacttcaatcGGACAAATCCATGAAGcgcaacgtgtcattgaaaattcatttcctccACTcatacttggacgtcttccctgctgatcttggtgcagtcagtggtgAACAGagagaaaggtttcaccaggatattgtaaACAAGGAACAGTGGTATCAGAGCAAATGGAATCGATCAATACTGGtgactattattggacactgacaggagaggcatcagatgctgagtacaaacaaaaatcagcggcaaaacattttttaggtcagttgagctaacgcaatgtgtcagcatcgttatgtgattaaacgtgctaaattcaataaaagttactccaacttcctacatgatacagcaaatttaaattacctatgtgttcaggttgaagttgtctatcgtaatcctcttttttttcaggaagcaaacctttgaaaTAAATCGTTGTCTAGTGTGATTAGGGAgagctactctgaccttcatttCAGAGGCTTAAATGCATAATCTAGAACTTCTGGAGCACCCTTAGAAGAACAGTCAAATTTTACCACTGTGTGCTAGCCAACAAATCTAGATATCTGTTGCTCCATTTGCCAAAATGATACTACAAATACCTTTATCGTGATCAGAGGTCCTGGATTTATGATCAATAAAATTTAGTAGTAACTTATAaaataccttctggaaatccaagtacagTACATCGACAGATTTGCCTCGATCAGCTCTGCTATATTCTTGAAGAACTGTGGTAAATTGAGCAAAGactaattttccaatccaggcaatttcCTGGTGAATCACTTCTGTACTCTGTCCAGTACAATCACAATCTCCTCCAGTGTGGTGACTGGAACTGCAGAGTACTACAAGTGTGGTCTAAACAGTGacttgtaaagttgcaacataacatcccaattcttaTATTCTATGTTCCAGTTTTTGAAGGCAAGCACATCATATACCTCCTTCACCATTCTATCCACACCTGTTGCCACATTCTGAGAGCTATGGATTGGCGCCCCAATGCCCATTCATTAACACTCCTTAGTACCCTACCATCTCCTGAAGGGAGACCAAAATCCTGCGGCCCCTGAGTTTAGGCTATCGGTCAAAGGATTTCGTGTATCATTATGACATGGAAGGTAGGCATTCAGCTCAACAGGGGGACAGCACCACTGGgagcaatcccatcaatgccattcccacatctctctccAACCTAATTtctctcacatgcccatcaaTTCCACTTGGATTTTATCCCAGCCACCTACAACAAATGTGTTGCCAATGTGCCTAACctccagtgaaacacaaaagtctgcaagcaCCGAGATTAtagtaaaaatgcacagaaatcctggaggagctcagctggtcttgcaacgtccataggaggtaaaaatatattaacgacatttcgggcctgagcccttcttcaaggaatcagcaaaaatcaggcAAGCATCTTAATTAAGAACTAGAgattaagggggaagaatgggaagagggaggagtccagacctaaCAGTCAAATGAGAGAaagcgagagtgagagagagaaggtgggggttttaacagaaaccggtgaagtcaatgttaatgctatgttggagggtgcccatacaAAAGATgaagtgtttttcctccaatttgcaggaacAATCTCTATTTCTTATTAAgatgcctgcctgatttttgctgattcctCAGGCTCATGTCCAAAactttggtaatatatctttacctcctatagacattgagagcctggctgagttccttcagcatttctgtctaTTTTTACGACCTCTTTGGGATGTGGTTGGGAAACCTGTAGAGTCACAGCaagaacatgaaaactccacgTTGTCAACACGAGTCGCAGGATCCGTGAGACACCGGCAGAAACTGAAATGCCACACCTGCTGCTGAGAgttgcacagttttttttaaaaaagcagagtGTTTCGGATGCACACAATTTAAGAAGTATCTGTATAACCACGTGCAAGACTACCAAAAAAAGCGTGAGATGTGAAATAGCCTGATGAGATCCTTATTTTTCCCTGCAAGGACACAATGAGCAAAGTAACCTTTTtttacacaaaactcaaatcggtcaaccagtttacctatctcggctgcaccatttcatcggatgcaaggatcgacaacgagatagacaacagactcgccaaggcaaatagcgcctctggaagactacacaaaagagtctggaaaaacaaccaactgaaaaacctcacaaagattagcgtatacagagccgttgtcatacccacactcctgttcggctccgaatcatgggtcctctaccggcatcacctacggctcctagaacgcttccaccagcgttatctccgctccatcctcaacattcattggagcgacttcatctccaacatcgaagtactcgagatggcagaggccgacagcatcgagtccacgctgctgaagatccaactgcgctgggtaggtcacgtctccagaatggaggaacatcgccttcccaagatcgtgttatatggcgagctctccactggccaccgagacagaggtgcgccaaagaagaggtacaaggactgcctaaagaaagctcttggtgcctgccacattgaccatcaccagtgggctgatatcgcctcaaaccgtgcatcttggcacctcactgttcggcgggcagcaacctcctttgaagaagaccgcagagcccacctcactgtcaaaagacaaaggaggaaaaacccaacacacaaccgtgcctgcctgtcccgcatcggacttgtcagccacaaacgagcctgcagctgacgtggacattacccctccataaatctttgtccgcaaagccaagccaaagaaaaaaaaattgcttgatTCTTTAATTGTATGAAATGGCTTACATCGTTCATATTATGCTAATGTCCTAATACATTGGGAATTTTTTCTATTGTCTCGAGATGCAAGCTTCCTTCCTTTCAGCCGTCTTCCCCTCTACTCCTTTCAGCATAAAAATTCAGAGAATTGGCTGGTGAGTGTTTATCAGGCCCCCAACAACACTGCTTCAAAAACACATTCTGAAAGATGTGCGCCACTCATCAGGTGATACCATACCCTTTGATTTTCACCTACCTCTGATGAGATTGGAAACACAGTATGGAACTAAATAGAACAGAAGGACATAAAAAAAAGAGAACCAGGGTGGCTCCTGaaccctgctccatcattcaatacatTGTCGATCTCTGTTGACATGAACTGCTTTTCTGTGCCAGTTGCCCATGTCTCTCAATTCCCCAATCTTTCAAACTTGCATCTACCTCAATTGTAAATGCCTTCTAATGATCTGCCCTCCTCATCACCTTGGggtggagaaaaaaaatgtctattcaCCTCATTGGAGATGACCATGCTCCCTCAGTTGAAATTCTCTCACCGTTGAAATTATCTCCAAATTTATACTGTCAGGTTCTCTCTGGATCTTCTATGTTTCAAAAATATCATCCTTCATTATTCTAAACTCTCCAAAGAACTCCACACCCAACCTGGTTAACAACTCTTGATGGGAGCAATCCTCTCATCGCATGAATTAGCCAGGTGAATCTATTTTGGACTGTGTCCAATGCTGGTACAAGTTGACATTTTTGAGTACAAGACCCTTGAGACCTGACCAATGtgggaccacagaaaatgccaaacCAGAGGGTTTCAACCTGGGTATTCTAATTTTCAGGTAAGGGTCCAGAGCATGCACAGTGGGCCATCTTTCAATTGTAACATATCTTCTTCATCTCCAAGCTCCAACTTCTTGTCAATGAATCAGAAGgagaatttattttcaggaacaagtcatgaaattcattgctgTGCGGCAGTAGCACAATGCAAACatgcatataaaccaccttagaaAGTCGATAAAAATTGTGCAAGGAAAAGAAAACATAAGAAGATGGGGGGTCTGTGGTTGAttatccattcaggaatctgatggtagaggaaaAGAAGCTGCCCTTTTGCCACGGAGGGCTTGTCTTCAAGgctcctgatggtggcagagtgaagaggtcatggcctgggtggtgggggtctttgaggatagaggctgcctttttaaggCACTGCTTTAGAAGGCCTTCTAAATGGAGGCAGATTTATGTACCAGCCATGTTGGAAGCTGCCCATTCCCTTGCATATCAGTTATATGAACAATAAACAATCGAATTGAATGAAATAAGAAATGATCATGGTTTTATTTAAGAAAACCTTTAGAATCCATTCTATTTATTCTTGCAACAAAAAAACACCTGTATGTCATCACAAAGTTATATTGCACAAGTTAACCAGCTATTTTCCCAGTGCTGTGAgttaataggaaaaaaaaagaccaaatAAGGCCGGATTTCTCCACGCTttgatgtcaataaattctgttgCCCGAGCAGCTAGTCAACAATTTCTTTTTGACCCAGGATTTGGAGTCAATTTGTTTCTCATAGATCCCGAATATAGAAACatctggtgggggtggtgggcggAGGGTGGAAAATAAATACCTGGACGGCAGCCAAGGAAGCATTACAAGATTACAAGtcagggatttttaaaaaatgacgagAAGCAGAGCTGGGCTGAATTCCTCCTCGGTCTCTGCCAGACATGAAGGTTCCCACACACAGAATCGCCCGCATTAGCCCGTTAAACAGAGGTTGTATGGGGTGGGGGAGAACCTCCACTGCGATATTTCTTACTTTGTGAGCACATTGAACTTCAGTCTCGCCCAGCAGATCGTGTGCGACAGACTCGGCTGCTACTTCTCGACAATGCCAGGAGTAAGTTGCTATTTTTGAGTGGGCCAAATATCTTTCACAAGGGCGGCACTGAGATAAGGGAGGCGATGGCATTGCACGCTGGATGCTCAGGAACGATGCCTGACTTCTCCCCCGGTCCTCCTCCTCCCTGAGAGGGGCGCCTTGGGGGCAACACTTGGATCCTCGGCGGACGTCCCGAAGCCCAGCGGGGAGTCGCGTCCGCACTTTGCGCGCACCACCAGGCAGGGTCGTTTCCAGCCCCCCGACCCCAACCGCCGGAATGGGAAACGCTCTCAAGTCGGTGGTGGCTTTCTTCCCGTCCAGCTGGTGCCAGCGCTACCTGCTCGGGGATGGGGTGGACGAGCTGCCGCCGGATAAGACGATGGACCTGAGTGGGAAGCACCTGAGGACATTTCCCCTGCAGGTCTGCGCTTTCACCGAACTTGTCAAACTGTACCTGAGCAACAACAATCTGCGGAGCCTTCCTCCCGAGCTTCACCTGCTCGGCTGCCTGCAGGTTTTAGCCTTGGATTTCAATCGCTTCAAGGAGCTGCCCCAGGCGGTGTGCCGCCTCCGCCAGCTCTCCGCGCTGTACCTGGGCAACAATGACCTGAGCGACCTGCCGGCCGAGCTGAGCTCGCTGACCGAGCTGAAAACGCTGTGGATGGAGGGCAACTGTTTCGAGCAGATCCCCAGGGTGGTCTCGGAACTGAAGCACCTGAGGGTCCTGCACGCAGGCTGCAACCAACTGACCGAACTGCCCAGGGAGCTGTGGCGCCTGGGCGAACTGCAAAACATCTGGCTGGCGGGCAACTCGTTCAGCGAGTTCCCCAAGGTCCTCCTGCAGATCGACAGCCTGGAGATCATCGACGTGGACCGGAACTCGATCAGGACCTTCCCCAGCTTGGAGCGCATGAAGCACCTGAAGCTGGTGATCTACGACCGCAATCCCTGCAAGAGCGGGCCCAGGGTGGGCGAGGAGGTGCGGAGGGTGGGGAAGTGGGCCGATTATCGCCCTGAAGCGGCCGCCGGCTTGCAGGAGGAAGCGAGGGAAGAGCTGGAAGGAAACGAGGACGTCGAGACCACCGGGGTCAGTGAGGATCCTGCCTCGGTGCGAGAGTGAAACCCACATGCGGCGCCCACCGACATCCCACCTGCTTTTAAACCAGCGGAGCTCCCGTCCAGTCCGAGGCCGATCCAGCGGCGCTCCTGATGACCCCTCGGGCTGAGCTCCCGTCCAGTCCGAGGCCGATCCAGCGGCGCTCCTGATGACCCCTCGGGCTGAGCTCCCGTCCAGTCCGAGGCCGATCCAGCGGCGCTCCTGATGACCCCTCGGGCTGAGCTCCCGTCCAGTCCGAGGCCGATCCAGCGGGGCTCCTGATGACCCCTCGGGCTGAGCTCCCGTCCAGTCCGAGGCCGATCCAGCGGCGCTCCTGATGACCCCTCGGGCTGAGCTCCCGTCCAGTCCGAGGCCGATCCAGCGGCGCTCCTGATGACCCCTCGGGCTGAGCTCCCGTCCAGTCCGAGGCCGATCCAGCGGGGCTCCTGATGACCCCTCGGGCTGAGCTCCCGTCCAGTCCGAGGCCGATCCAGCGGGGCTCCTGATGACCCCTCGGGCTGAGCTCCCGTCCAGTCCGAGGCCGATCCAGCGGGGCTCCTGATGACCCCTCGGGCTGAGCTCCCGTCCAGTCCGAGGCCGATCCAGCGGGGCTCCTGATGACCCCTCGGGCTGAGCTCCCGTCCAGTCCGAGGCCGATCCAGCGGGGCTCCTGATGACCCCTCGGGCTGAGCTCCCGTCCAGTCCGAGGCCGATCCAGCGGCGCTCCTGATGACCCCTCGGGCTGAGCTCCCGTCCAGTCCGAGGCCGATCCAGCGGCGCTCCTGATGACCCCTCGGGCTGAGCTCCCGTCCAGTCCGAGGCCGATCCAGCGGCGCTCCTGATGACCCCTCGGGCTGAGCTCCCGTCCAGTCCGAGGCCGATCCAGCGGGGCTCCTGATGACCCCTCGGGCTGAGCTCCCGTCCAGTCCGAGGCCGATCCAGCGGCGCTCCTGATGACCCCTCGGGCTGAGCTCCCGTCCATGTCACTGAAGTGGCTCTGCATCATTTTAATCAAAGGAGGAATGTTGATGGGGCTAAAGTATTTCCTGTGGAGTTCGGACCCAAGGGCGAAAGTTCGGTCTTTTGACATTGTTCTGCAGGCGACTGCATGAGGGTAGTGTTTTATTCCATTATCTAAGTGGACGTAAAAGCGCAGTGCGGTATTGAGACACACAGCTCAAGCTGCACCCAGAAACCGACAGCCCCGGTTCGTTTCGGCTGCCACCCGGAACGGACGGGGACTTGGATGAAATGCAGAGTCCAATTCCAGGCCCACGGCGAAGGGGACAGGCGTCTTGTTAGAACGATCAGGACCAGCAAGTCGTTTTCTTCATCCCACTGGCAGAACCGGACGTCAAATACGATTCCAATGAGACCCAGTCCGTCCCCCACCCCGCGGGAAACGCAAACTTTAAATCCGTACACGGATAACTGGAACTCCACGTGGATGCAAATTTTTCCACAATTTAGAAAACAAGTTCAAAACTTTTTTAATGAGTAATGCTGGGGGGGATTGAATTTAAAACTTTCTCCTCGCCGCACTAATTAAGATAAAACGGTCTCTTCGAGATGTTTGGGAGTTGAGACAGTAAGATTTCGCTCACTAATGCTTGAACTATTACTCATTGTGACTAACCAATTTCTTAGAAACAGTTTGGAACGCAGAACCAGGACATCGGTGGGAAGTGCCCTTGCTTTCTCCAGTATGGTGGGGCTCAAGTTGCGCCGTGCTTTCCCCAGTCCTCAGTGGGCAAATGCACGTCTATTCTCTGCAACCCCTTCCCACGCAACAGCCAGAGATTACTGTACAATTTTACATGATGGGAACCAGCAGTGAACCGTCCTATACTAGGTTGTGGAGAAGCTGCCTGAGAGGCCACTTGGCGTGGTGAAGTTTCCACTTATTTGTCATATTGTATCTAGTCCAGCAAGAAGGGGTCGACTGCACATGATTATCTACCATTCTTTCAGATGTGCAGTGACTTATCAAACGTCACACGTCAAGCTACATTCTGATCAGTATCAACAATTTCAAATGAAAACACTTCCCAACAAGGTCAAGATAAAACAGAATAATGGAAATACATTGCAGGTAGATCTCCTTCCAATTTGGAAAGAATGCTTAAATTAAGATTCTGGACTTCAGGTTTTAGTCCATCAAGTGCATAATTTCCCCATTTAGAAACAGTGCTAAACTAACTTATAAATTTGAACGGTGTACAAATCTAAAATCTAATGCACCATAGTGTTCACTTTTTTTAAAgaccattttctttttatttttcctaACAATTTTTGGGGAATTTCAAACAGAAAAGCTTTTAATTTGAACATTAAACAAAGAATCCATAAGAACTATTGAGTTCAAACAGGCcaaactttttttaaaccttATCTTTCCAAATTGTAAGATGGTAGTATCACAAGGGTGCATATTAAATATCTATTGGTTGTAACTGCCTGTGTTCTATTTATACCAGCTTCTAGATCTGAACACAAATTCCTGAAAGTTTTTAATTGGTTGGTTGCTCCAAACCAAAATTCTTGGCAGTCTACAGATTAGCCCCTAACTGTGGCTGATCAAGTTTTAACACAAGACAGTATTCATAATGCAGCATTGTCAACATAGAAAAGTAATTTCCCCCAGATACCACATTAAAGGTTACCTTTCAGCTTATGTTCAAATTACATTTAATACAATATTTGCTTGCTTCATCTCCTgactggggggaaaaaagtctccaatttccaaaatgaaacaaattaatctGAAATGTACACTGCATCATTTAATGCACATATTTTAACAAATTATAGCAGGATGAACAAAGTTGAGTCAAAGAGAGGAGCAGGAATATAGATAAACTAAgacaatgaaaatttaaaaaattggataGCTTTTCAAATTTGGTTTTGAAGTATACAACAATAAAAATCAAATCAGGAAATATCTGGTTGGAGTACCTGATGTTCATTTTCAGTACACATTTTATTTCGTGCTCTATTTTAGAGGAAAGGTAAATCACTAAGTTGAatgtagttttaaaaaaatgaatttacAAAGCAGATTGATAATCATCTGCACAAAAATCACTAGAATggttttaagatttaaaaaaaattacaatttttgAGATGATCCCACATTCATTGTATAATTTCAGCTTATCTTTTCATTGATCTAGAAACCATTCTCCACAAGGTATATCCAACACGTTAACGAATAGAAATAAGGTGCAATTAAACAAAAATCTCTTTTGTTTATGTTTGCATTTTAGTGGTTTCCTATTTGAACTCTTGGCTTTAAGTATTGatgtaaattttaatgtttctTTCCTGAAGATTCTATACTTCATCAATtgcaaaaataaacagaaaaaatAAGAACTTGTGCTGATGAACTTTTAATACCACATGCCATGAATACAGTTTTTGACCAGATCTTGAAGCCTCAGATACAATTATTCCACACGAAGGAAAAATCTATGAAACTGAGGTTCAGACTCCTTACTTTTGTGAACTACAATTTTATAAATAGAGAACAACTTCTTTCATTGGTCATGCCTCAAGTTCACTCTTGGCAAAAGCTCCAAATATTCCTGATGCTGATATTCATGGTTTAGCAAGGGTGATGATCGGGAACACGTTTTCTGAAAGAGAGAAAACCTACATTACTTCTAAAATaactataaatttaatttaaaaatggatgaAAATAGAACCAACAAACATTTTTGTATGACTGATGCTTTTCATGAGTACACACTTTTAAAACATTGGCATTTGAGGGATGGCACACAAATACCAAATACCCTTTTTTAATCATTCTTAATGTTTCTATTTAATAATTATTGGTCAAtatttatataactttaccttGGTGCTGCCTTAATAATGTCATCTACTCGAAGGATCATTTCAGCTGCCTCTGATGCACTCAGTAGGACTTGCCGCTTCACTTGGAAGCTCTCAGTTATACCCATGGCTGCCATGTCTCCAATGGTGCTGTTGGTCAtatctaacaaaaaaaaattgcaactttTACGTAATCACTTTAAACAGTGCCTCACTGTTTAGCATATTGTTGCAaccaaattaaaaatttattatcaCGTATCTTACCTAATCCGTATGTGGTTTTCCCTTCAGTATGTGCTGCTCGTAATTGAGCCACTAATTCCGCACTGTCATACCCCGCATTATCAGCAATGATAGTAGGCAACTGGATTGAAACAAAGAGCACAACGCTCCATATAAATACAGCAGTATTTAAGTGCTTGGACTTGAAAACAACTAGTGCAACACAGAAAATGTCCACTAAATAGATTTTCCACATAATTTACTCGATTGAACAACATGGTAGCCGGTCCATGGGATAGATCTATGTGGTTATTCAAGCACAGCCAGACTCCATATTCAAATCAAGAATAAAGTAAAATTCAGATCATCAAGCAATTGTTCAGAAATCCTGGTGCTCCAATATctgactcactcactcactcgtcCAGAATACAAGCCAAGCATGCAACTGGAGCAAGCTTGGAACCTGGAATATCAGGGATCACAAAAGTTTAAAACTGGAGAGAACTCGTATATTTTCCTCTCTCTTTAAATGTCTGGGCATTAATATGGGTAACATCCAATCGTCCAGCATGATCAAAATTAAAACGGTACTGCATTGTCAGAGTTTCACTATTCAGCTAAACTACTAGAGTAAAAGTGAACTTGGAACTAGCAAATAAAAAAAGTGATATAATTAATGGACCaaagttatatttttatatatacatttcCTAGAATATATTTGAAATTTGTTGGTATTGCATTACCCATAAATGATCATGGCGTCATATAGAGTGTATAATGCACATATGCTTGTGCTTTATAGTAACCATTCAGAAGGATGGGGAATGATTAAATATATGGATAGAAGGATGGTTATGTTGTTTCAACTGCCATAATACATTACTGGCAACATCTAACCATATCAATTAGACAGATCCTGGATTGTTAGTATGTTAGTTGCAATAACTCACTGCAAGCAAAATTTTGCATTAATAGTTTTAGTAAAGACCAACATTAATTATAACAGCTTAAAATCAAACAGAAACAGTCAAAATTACACAAATGGTGCATACAAAATTAGTTGCCTGCTATTAATTAAATAGCTAAACACATGTAAGTACTTTTAACAATCAAACCAGTGAGCTATTTCCATAGGGTGTTGGGGAGAAATGGAAAAGTAGGGCAGAGCCGAAAGGTGAATAGATAATACTCTACAGTTCTGAAGCTTACCATTGTTAGCGCTTTAGCAAATGATTCCATTGCAACAGCTTCTTTACCTGGCGTCCTAACAGCAAGTTCAAAAACAGCCTGCGCCATTAACATTTCAGAGCAGCCTAAAGGAAAATACAATTTCAAAAGATTTTATTTGTATAACAAAAAATCTGCAATATTTTAGTAAATTATTTGCATGGGAGAAAGACAACAATAATCAACCAGCATTATGGACATATGTTTTGGCAGTTGATGCATTTCAATTAAATTCAGCTGAATGAAATTTCTGCATTTAATTTCAGGTCATGAAATTACTTCTACCTTTGACCATCCTAAAATGGTTAAGATGGGCCACTGTCTACTTACTAAGGTTATGGTTGGTGGGGACAAGCTGCTTCAATTTTTAGGAGTGGATAAGACATTGAGCATAAGAATTTATGATTGCATACAACACTTTGTCAGGTTACAGGGACGGGAAAGAGAATGAAaataagatgttttttttttcgaAGTACACAAAGATCTACACGTTCTTGTGAATTAATTGCAAAGAGTTAGTAGACAGGTGCAGCCAGTAGTTAGGAAGGCAAATAGCATTTTTTTTGTTGGAAGTTGGAATTTATAAGTAGGGAAGTATAGTTATAAATATGCATGGCTTGACAAGCTGACTACCTGTAAAGCAAACTTACACACTGTATTTTGGTACAAGTGACAATAATCGTGAACTTGAATTGTACAGGattacaacaaaaaaaacaaaaccagAATACCATGTACATTTTTGGCCCCTTTTTTGTTCTCTCACTAGACTAATTCCTACATTGGAAATGTCCTGTCATGAGCCTAGGAGTTTATaagaatgaaggaagatataaTTATAACAAAAAATCCTTGGGTACCATGTAGGGTAGATGTGGAGATGCTTCCATTACTGGACAAAACTCATGCGAGGTGACTCAGTTACAAGATTTGGGGCTGGTCATTTACAATTGAGGCACACAGAAATTCTTGTAACCAGTGTGTCAAGGTGTGGGATTCTCTAACTCAGAGATCTGTGATGGCTTGATCACTGGGAACATTTCAAAAGGTAGTATATAAACtttgaaagatcagggaatgAAGGGCTTTGGGGAAAGCATCACAGAATAGAAAGGAGACAAGGCCTGAAGCAGATTAGCCACAATCACAttgaatggggtgggggagagtgatgACAACATGTTTCTGTTTTCACATATTCTAAATCACAAGAATTAAACAGGTACAAAATACTAGGACATGAGATTGGTTGCAGAAATCGGTTTGTTCAATATACAGGGTTTGAGGGATAACAGACTCAGATAATCTTGAGTGAAAGCCAACAGCAGATGTTATCAAAATCAAATTTAATGTGGTCTAAGGATATGGGTTCAAAGGATCAGCTCAGGATAAATAAAATTCAAGCATGAATTATCTGATTCAGTTTGAGATTATGATTTAGGACAGATAGTGAGGAAGGGAGGTTTATTCAACTTCACTAAAGTCTGTATGCCAAACAACCATTCTAGTACAGTTATAAGATGACTTTCATGTCTGACACTTATCAAACGAAGAGcagcataaagataaagataccaaggATTAATGCTTTGAGGACTCCCAAAATAACAGTACTGAACAAAGATATCAGCTGTTGAAGCATGCAATATAAACCACCCAACATTTAAATAGAACACTTTTAAACGAAGAACACAAAGTATTCAGCAATATTATTTTTGTCAATTCTGCATTAATTCAAACAGAAACTGTGGTTTCAACAACCCATCCATCTTGCTCAGGGAAAATTACCTACTTTACATGATCTAAGTGGGACCAGCTACAAAGTTTTAATTATATATTCTCTACATACAAAATATGCAAAACAGACAGActactatatataaaaatattaaacatttcacaaatatTCTGGCCATATTTCAAAGATTAAATAGCGCATCTCTAGCTCACACAAAAAAAGCAGGTACAATTTTGGGAATCTTGAACTCCAAGCAACATTCCAACATAACCAAAAATCCCTAATTAATATTTCTATAAAGGACAAAAATGTAAAATTCTAATTAAATTCATAAAAAAACTCCACTATATTGTGGGCAATACAATCTCTTCACTCAACACCTTAaaattgttatttaaaaaaaaagaaaatacttaCCTC
Encoded proteins:
- the lrrc10 gene encoding leucine-rich repeat-containing protein 10 → MGNALKSVVAFFPSSWCQRYLLGDGVDELPPDKTMDLSGKHLRTFPLQVCAFTELVKLYLSNNNLRSLPPELHLLGCLQVLALDFNRFKELPQAVCRLRQLSALYLGNNDLSDLPAELSSLTELKTLWMEGNCFEQIPRVVSELKHLRVLHAGCNQLTELPRELWRLGELQNIWLAGNSFSEFPKVLLQIDSLEIIDVDRNSIRTFPSLERMKHLKLVIYDRNPCKSGPRVGEEVRRVGKWADYRPEAAAGLQEEAREELEGNEDVETTGVSEDPASVRE